One Pseudodesulfovibrio sp. JC047 DNA segment encodes these proteins:
- a CDS encoding DUF2635 domain-containing protein produces MAQNTLYLKPAKGRVVRDPRDGKALPEHGKPVLATSYWTRRLRDGDVEKTTAQAVKKAEDALAKIAKEE; encoded by the coding sequence GTGGCCCAGAATACACTTTATCTGAAACCGGCAAAGGGACGCGTCGTGCGCGACCCGCGCGACGGCAAGGCCCTGCCCGAACACGGCAAGCCCGTTCTCGCCACAAGCTACTGGACCCGCCGACTGCGCGACGGCGATGTGGAAAAGACCACGGCCCAGGCCGTGAAAAAGGCCGAGGATGCATTGGCCAAAATCGCCAAGGAGGAATAG